The genome window CGCTTTATTTACTTGAAAATGAACTGCATATTTCGAATTTGAAAGTCATTCAAGGGAATAGAATTCGGATATACGATTTGACTCATTCTCAAAGCAAAATTTCCAAAATGTTAATTCTCCATGATATAGGCATTGAAGAGATTCAAAAACATACGAGCTCCTTGGAAGACTATTTTTATGAGCAAATAAAGGGGGGAGAAAAAAATGTTTAAATTAATGCGATTAGAATGGAAAAAATTAAATCAGCGTTCAGTGATTGGTGAAATAATCATTTACTGGGTAATTCTTATGTTTTGTCCTGTGTTTTTTATAAAAATGGTTATGCCTTTTTTTGGCGAGAGCTATGCTGCGGCCATTGAACTAAATTTGTATATACAAATGGGGCTCATCTTGTTTGGAGGATCCCTCATCAATCAAGTTTTCATTGATGAATATAAAAATAAAACGATCTCGCTTTCTTTTGGATATCCGATTAGCCGAAAAAAGTTGTTTACGGCAAAAGTACTGTTTATCTCACTATTTGTCTTTCTTGCTACGATTCTTGCCTTTTTATTGACAGGTTTGACAACGTATTTACTTGATCAGGTTTTTCCTATTATTAACGGCCAGCCAACTGGTTCGGATGTTGCCACCTATTTTAGTAGTATGATTATCGGCTCGCTAATTGTTACCCTGATTGGTTTCATTCCACTCTTTTTCTTTGGCATTTGGAAAAGAGCAACA of Oceanobacillus zhaokaii contains these proteins:
- a CDS encoding ABC transporter permease, producing the protein MFKLMRLEWKKLNQRSVIGEIIIYWVILMFCPVFFIKMVMPFFGESYAAAIELNLYIQMGLILFGGSLINQVFIDEYKNKTISLSFGYPISRKKLFTAKVLFISLFVFLATILAFLLTGLTTYLLDQVFPIINGQPTGSDVATYFSSMIIGSLIVTLIGFIPLFFFGIWKRATVPTVICSIATMQLPNFSSLLYLKPEFVIALLCILGALSIYSSIKTAESVGEI